cccctccccagcctcattATCTCTCCCCAGGGCTCAGAGGCCCAGAAATCCTAgggtgaggggtggagaaggACAGGACAGATTGACCAGTGGTGGTAGCTGTGACTGCTAGGCTAGACACCAGAGGCcctgggggacaggggagagCCCAGGGCCCCTGGGGGCTGTGACCTCCTCGTCCCCACCTCCTAAGACCTCAGAGAGGAAGCAAGAGTGACCACTTACTTGGGGCTCGGCGCCAGTCGTAGGGGGCCCCCCGGACATCCTCACCCCGTGTGTAGCCCCAGCCCACAAGACTCTCTACCATGGTATGGAAATAGGAACCTGTAGACAGAAATGTATGAGAATTGTAGAAAGGACAGCCAGTGCCAGCCACCCACACCACACCCAACAAGGAGACTGTGACATCTACTGTAGGAAGATCCCTGAAGGAGTGCTATAAGGCTCTGTGCCTACACTGATTAGAGACAGTTTACAGGCTCATTTCAAACTAATAGCATTCCTCCCACTCTAGGAATACAGAACTTCCAGCCCCATTCCCTGGAGGGCATGAGGAAGGGCTACATACCCACACTGCTTCTGCTGGGGTCCAGGAACTCCAGTGAGAAAGTCTTCCCAAAGCCAGGAACACGCACATCTACACCATCTGGAAACTGGGTGGCCCGGGATGTTCTGTTGTAAACCAGcctgtcgggggtgggggtggggatattGAGCTGGTGATCCAGAGATGACACTGAACATGGTGTGTCCTAATACTTCCCTGTATCCTAAGCCACACTCCCTTACTATTCTCATGTCTGATAAGAAGTatataaaaagtaacaaactTTATAAAGCACAAATCAGAGTAACCAAGTCCAACAGAGGACCCCGAACAAGACTCATTCCAAAGATTAAACCCAGGGCCCCTGTCAAGGCAATATTTTCTTCTCCTCAATGTCATCAACCTCAGAATGCAGGTCTTGGATTTGGTTGGAAAAGGGAAGTACCAGGCCTGGCTCTGCCATCAACATCATGCTTGACCCAAAAGGCAGGTAGCCTAATCTTACAGGCTCCCATTCCCCATCTCCATGGATTTAGCTCCTACCACCCACCACAATACATCACAGGGCAAAGGAGATGGTAAGTGCAGCATACAGACCCAAACAGAGAAACCACCACCTTAGGGCCTGAACACCTGTGGCTGttgtgtgggtgggtgggcaaGGTCTGGAAAAATGATGGGACAGCGTGgtgggagacagaaggaaagctttGTACTAGGCCAGGAACTTGGTTCTGGCCTCCCTGATACCAAGGAGGCAAATGTGCCCAAGAAAACACAGGTGGCTAGACCTGAAGTCCTTGGTGGTCCTGAGTCCTAATCCCCATAAGATCAGCCACAGAAAGCTGACCAAGATACCCAATATAGACCTAAATAATAGGTCCGGGGGGCCCACTTTCTCTAAGGTGATCTGTAGATTATCCCTACAGAAAAGTGTTGAAAACTTTCTACAAGGACAAAGCAGCTCTGTGCCAGATGAAAGTCTAAACAAGTCAGATGTCCCATGAAGGTAGACAAGCCACTCTCAGTATCAGCCTGCACCTCCGATTGGCAGTACCTGAGACCATGTCTCTGGTGTAAAAATAGAATTGCAGATCAACAGCCCAGAAATAACCCTGATCACATACAAAAGAGGAAAGAGTCAACAAAGCAGGCATCAGAAACAACAGGGAAAGGCAAGCCACCTGAAGAACTAACTAATAtatctccagaaaaaaaattttaatttgtgagACTCCATTCAgctcaaacatttactgagcaccaattTGTTCCTGGTTCTACCGctgtaaagataaatgaaatataccttctttctctgcccctctgctgcttgcactctgtctctgtatctctctctcaaaaataaataaacattaaaaaaaaaaaagataaaagagatatGCAACCTCTGCCTTCAGTGAGCTGTCTTAGCTCGGGGTCACATaattctgggttcaaatcttgattCTGCCACTCATTAGCTGAGTGACCCTAGGCAACTTTGTAACCTTTTTGAGCTTCcaggtttcctcatctgtaaacaagGTTGAAAACAGTACCTGTTTCATAGGGTTGCTGTAAGACTAAATGAAAGAAAGTATGTAGCACAGGCTGTGCCTATATTCAATAAGTGATAATtttcaatacagtattattttattatcagggAAACATCCTTGGAAACAAAGTTTGGCAACTGATAAGGATTAAAGGGAATAGACATGTTGCATGGAAGAAGGAAAGGTTAAAGAGTTCTGGGGGAGTGGCAGGGGAAACTTTACAGAGGGACCAGGCTCAGGTTTTAAAGGGTGAAtggggggcaactgggtggctcagtcggttaagtgtctgacttcagctcaggtcatgatctcaaagtttgtgagtttgagccccacatcagggtctgtgctgacagtgcagaacctgcttggatcctctgtctctctctctctctctctctctgtccctcccctgctcactctctccttctcgctcttaaaaacaaataaacattaaaaaaaaaattaaagagtgaaTGGAGGGAATTTATCAGGCAAAGGGTACAGAGCTAGATTCCAGGCTGAAAGTATAAAGACATGGAGACATGGTATGTCCCAGGAGGAACAAGAAGTTGAGGGGCCAGTGAGTGGTCAActcagaggcaagggaagggaTGGAGGCCACGTTGAGGCTATGAATAGGGGCTGAAGCATAGAATCCACAtgtaagggggtgcctggctggctcagtcagtagagcatgcaacttttatatcaaggttgtgagtttgagccctacgttggatgtagagattatttaaaaataaaatcttctgggatgcctgggtggctcagttggttgtgcgtccagcttcggctccggtcttgatctcacagttcatgggttcaggccccacatcaggctctctgctgtcagcacagagactcttttggatcctctgtccccgcccccccacctctctcagctctttccctgctcactctctcaaaaataataaataaaaaaaataagtaaaatcttctggccaactaatctttgacaaagcaggaaagaatatccatggaataaagacagtctcttcagcaaaaggtgctgggaaaactggacagcgacatgcagaaaaatgaacctggaccactttcttacaccatacataaaaataaactcaaagtggatgaaagacctaaatgtaagacaggaagccatcaaaatcctaaaggagaaagcaggtaaaaacctctctgaccttggccacagcaacatcttactcaacacctctccagaggcaagggaaacaaaatcaaaaatgaactattggtacctcatcgaaacaaaaagcttctgcacagcgaaggaaacaatcagaaagactaaaaggcaactgacagaatgggagaagatatttgcaaatgacatatcagataagggtgaatatccaaaatctatacagaacctgtcaaactcaacactcaaaaaacaaataatccagtgaagaaatgggcaagacatgaatagacacttctccaaagaagacacccagatggctgacagatacatgaaaaaatgctcaacatcatcatcatccgggaaatacaaatcaaaaccacaatgagataccacttcacacctgtcacaatggctaacattaacaactgaggcaacaacaaatgttgatgaggatgcagagaaagaggatctcttttgcactgctggtgggaatgcaaactggtgcagtcactccggaaacagtatggaggttcctcaaaaaattaaaaatagaactaccttatgacccagcagttgcactacaaggtatttatcccagggatacaggtgtgctgtttcgaaggggcacgtgcaccccaatgtttatagcagtgctattcacaatagtcaaagtatggaaacagcccaaatgtccatcgatggatgaatggataaaggagaatTGGtgagtatatatacaatggagtattatcagcaatcaaaaagaatgaaatcttgccatttgcaactatgtgcatggaactagagagtattatgctaagtgaaattagtcagttagagaaagacaaatatcatatgacttcactcatatgaggaatttaagatacaaaacagatgaacataagggaagagaagcaaaaataatataaaaacagggagggggacaaaacataagacactcttaaatacagagaacaaacagagggttactggaggggttgtgggaggggggatgggctaaatggctaaggggcattaaggaatctactcctgaaatcattgttgcactatatgctaactaacttggatggaaatttaaaaatcaatcagtcagttaattaattaattaaaatcttaaaaaaaaaaaaaaaaagaatccatgcaTAGGGTGTAAAGCACAAGGCATGAACTAGACAGAGTAGAGCCAAGAGCtgcaagaaagggaggaagaaagttCTGTCTCCGAGAGTGCAGAAGTGGTGCTGACTAGACAGGGGAAATGAGAAGGGCAAGAGGTCAGTGACCTCAGGGTCTGTTGAAGCAGGGATGAGACAGAAATAGGTTCTAGAAATTTCTTGAGGCTCGGTGAGCAGCACCCCATctgtgccccagcccccacctgatGTTGTCGATCCAGCAGTCAATGATGACAGGTAGCAGCAGCTCGAGGTTCAGCCAGAGGGTGAAGTAGCTGTCCGTCCTCTTGGAGCAGAGGTAGTGTACGACTGTTGGCTTGTCCAGCTTTGCCTCCAGCTGGTTGCCCAAATCACCAGGCACTGCAGGGGGACACAGAACAGTCATGAGGCCCTGGACCGGTAGGCTGGAGATCCTTGAGACTTGAACCCAAAGGCCTCCTACTATAGCTGTCCCAGGCTACAGAGTAGGCCCTTGTTTATTCAAAGGAATGGCAAACAGGACAAAGCACTGGGCCACTTAACTAGCCAAAACTGAATCCAGAGAAGGCACTCTAGGACAGGCTTGTGGACGGGGGTGGCAATGAACAGAAACACAGTTGAGAGAAGTTCATAATGGTACCTGCCAACCTCTTGAGAGCCCAGTAATCTTCCAGAGGGCAGATCATCTGGAGGGCCCTAGGCTCTCAGCACACCTGGACCCTGTGTCAGAGATGGCTACCCTGAAACAACACAACAGTCCAGCCACAGCCAGGTAGGGGAGGGTGTGACAAGGCCCAAGGATAACTTCTCTCTGCCCAAGCCAGTCTAGTCAGTCTATACACACAGAGCCCTCAGGCCCTTGTGACACTCAAACCCATCCCCATGGCTTCATCACCCAACATTCAAGGCCCTTCCCAGAATATTGTTCCCATTGACCTTTCAGGCCTCACTTGGTTCTACATGCCATGCTCTTGCATCTTCCAAACATATCACCATTTAGGATCCATGATGACTGAGTGAACCATCAGCTCTTGGCTCTCCTGGGCATTCTTTGGGTTCTACAAACCTAGCCCTGCACAGGGCATGCCCTCCCTTTGCATCATCTCACAGTGTCCTCAGGACAACCATGAGATGCAGTTCACTTCCCTTAACCTCCAGTTCACCTGCGTTCACCTCCCTTAACAACACAGATGCAGAAATGGGGAGTCCTCAGCATGACAGTGCAGAGACCTTGGTCACTGTCTCCAGCAAAGAGGAAATGGCTAAAGGAGGAAGTCACCAGATTTGCTGTGCCTGAATGCTCTTTGTCCTGGATAGGCTGTGTGGCCTCTAAAAATAGCAGTGGTCATTTCCTAAGCCCATTTTTGCCTAAAACTAGGACAAAAGACATCCATATAACTTTCACCTCAAATAACGCTGGGAAAGAACATCCTTACTAtgctcactttacagatgaggagactgaggttgGGGTAGATATGACTTGTTACAGTCCTCCACCAGCCCAGAGTCTTCTGTATCACTTCTTTGGTCTCTACCACCAATTTGGGTCTCACTCATAGAAGGTGGTCACCCTTGGAGGCTGATCCTCTGATGGTCCCTGCTGTGTGTCCAGGAACAGCTCCTCCACTGCCCACCATGGGGTTTCCCAGGATTAATGCCAACAGCTTCACTCTCTGAGAAGCTGGGCAGATTAGGATTCTGTGACTCTGGCTGTGGCGTAAGGCTCCTCTGCTGTGACCTAGGATAAGCAAGAACTGAACTGAATGAATTGAGTATAGTTAGCATCAATCCAAGCAAAAAGGCTGCCACACATCAGGGACCCCATCAGGGACCACACATTTCCCGATGTCACACCCTTCATACTCAGAACTCCTTAGGCCTACCCATGACTTCTTGTGTGCTTACAGGATAAAGTCTAGATGAGCCAACCAGTCACAAGCCCTGCACAATTCACTCCTCCCCTAACTCCATTCCAGACATCCTGGATTGCttacctctctccctctgagaTGTAATTTCCTCTGCCTGTAATTTCCTCTCTCCTGGCCTCACCTATAGCCACATTCTCCAGGCAGCCTTCCCTAACTGGATTGGGAGACTCTTTGTGCTTACCCAATACAGACCTCATCTCTAGGGATCCCTGTAAACTTAGGGAACACAGGGCCTAGTCTGCCCAAATCCCATGGTGAACCTGAACCCAGCATCCCCCTGGAGTATTTCCTGGCCTAGAACTCCCGGTGGGAACCCCCAGGGACCACATTGTCAGCCAACCCTACCCTTCTGTGATCTGCATCACCCCCATTAAAATACCCCCATCAGAAAGAACATGGGGGTCATGCTGCAGCACACTCAGTATGTAACATATACCTCAGCATGTCTCTGCCCTTATGAATCCTAGCTGGCCACCAACTCAGTGCTTGAATGAGGCATTGAATGAGGCCCCCAAGACAGAGAAATCTCATCTCTGCCCACCACCACAAGGAAACACGGTGGTTCCTGTATAATTACGGGGGCCAGGGCCAAGGGGTTGGCCAGGAAGGTCACCTAGACCCAACATAGCCCAGTCCAAATTGGTCTGGAAAGGGTAAGATGCTCCCTGACATCTGTTCGTAGCCATTGTCCCAACCCTTACCTCTGTCTTTAGCCATCCTCAGGTTCCCTTAGGCCTCCTCCCTCAGGCCAATGCCACCCATTTggtaagttggggaggggggtgtcttAGTGGCAGGATAGGAGAGTCATTCTTTCCCCCAAAAGCTTCCTTTCAATAATGCCTCCTGAAACACATGTGGCTGGAAGAGTCGAGAGAGACAGCCTCCTAGCCATGCCCAAATCAACAATTGAGGACCCTGGAGACCAACTCCGAGAACACCCTATCCCCCCGCCGACCCTCAGGAGTGGGGCCAAAGGATCTCGGTCTCTCCAGCTAAAAAATGGACATAAAGCGAGGCAAAGCTTGGGAATGACGTAGATAGCAATACTGATAGACAACACAACAGCAGCCCTCCCATTTACCCCATATTCTACAGGGGAAGGTGAAGAGAGGTCGACCACACCCGCGCCCAGCATGGCGAGAGGTGGACGGACCGAACCAGGTGACAAGACAGACAGTCATATGCTCCCCCACCGCACGCTTAGAGCACAGCAGATCTGGAAGACGGCTCCGCCCCGCACCCCGTCCTGCCGGATGCACGAGCAAACGGACCCACGACTGTACGCGCGCCTCACCCAGCACCACAGGAGGGGGACGTCCGACCGGGAGCGCCGGGGCTACGAGCAGCAGGAGGAACAGGAGGCCACCCAGGAGCAGCGCCGCAGAGTAGGGACAGAGGCGAAGACCCATTGCGTGCCACGGCCGCTACAGATCCAAGGTGCGGATTCAGCGCCCTAGGAGGGCGCCTAGGCCGGGGCTGCGGCGAAGAGCTTAACCCCCCCGCCCACAGTAGACCACAGCCGCCGGGCCAATCAGGATCCATCTTACCCAAACGGCCTGCCAATAGGAACTCGCCGCCAGACACGTCCCTCCCGTTTGGAGCTCGCTGCCTCGCCCCTGCGGATCCCCTGCCAGCTCCTTGGACCTTGCTGCGCGCCGAGCGCATCGATCGATCCGGGCTCAGCCTGGCTTCTCTGCCCTGAGTCCCCGACCGGTCGCACCCAACTCGCCGCTGCTGGAGACCCAGCACAGCTTTGAGTGTCCACAATCCACGCTGCGCAGCCCGATTCCTGGTGCGTCCCTGCTTTGGGATCTGGAACGGGCTGGGCCGAGGGAGGACTCAGGGTCCAGTGCTTGCAGCTGCTGAGAAACCCTGGTCAGAGCAAGAAGAAGGGGAGAAGTGAGTCTCGGAAAGTTCTTGGGCCTTAGGGGACCGGGAGCTGACCAGGACCTTTGTGCAAACCCTACACCGATTCTATACACCCTGTTCCGATGTCACCTGGGTTCAGGCAACGGGTTCAGGGACCCCCCTGCGTCTGTCCAGGGTGTAGGAATAGGGGCAGGACAGGTCGAGGCTAGGTCAATGTGTTTCGTTTCCGAGTGAGAGGGCTCCCCTCCTGTTTTAGTTGCGCGCAGTATGGAGCCACAACATCAGACTGAGCGGTACTCGCGCCCAGTTGAAAGTGGGTTTGAACCTCAACCTTGCACCATGGCCCATCAGCAAATTTCccagcagagcagggcagggacttCGGAGTCCACCTCCCATCCCAGGCAAACTGGGGATCCAGAGAGGGCAGAGGCTCCCTGCTAGAGGAATCAGAGGTGAACAGAGTGGGTAGATCCGAGGGCTGGCAATACGGCCAGCACCATGGGTCACCCTATGATAGGGAGACCAGCATGTTTGGAAACTGGAAGTCTTGATCCTCCACACACCTCCTCCTGAGGGTTAGACAACACCCTGATCATCCCCTGGCTGGTCTCAAGACCTCTAGCCcacccattccttccttccttcctcttggtcAATGGCAACACTTTCTAGCCTTTCAGAGTGCTGCTAGTAGTCACCATTTTGGCCTGCCCTTCTGTGTTCTTATAACATTGGTGGTTGGAgtaccttactttttttttttttaatgtttttaatttatttttgagagagagattgcacaagttggacagagggagaaaaaggggaacagaggatctgcagcaggctctgcgctgacagcagtgagcccaatgtggggcttgaactcacaaactgcgaaatcataacctgagctgaagtcggtgaatggtgaaatcatgacctgaagcggAGGCGGATGCTCAatcagctaagccacccaggtggccctagagTAGCTTACTCTTTTAAGGTCCACCTATCTCCCACCTTAGGCCCTGGCAAGGACCCAAAActtctgcctccctccatccTAGAACCCAGAAGAGGGGTTGCCAAGGACCAATCTGTTGCAGGCCCACGGTGGGAGACCATAGAGATGATTTTGTCAGTACTAGGGACAGGCAAGAGTCCACAGCCAAGAGTTAAGTGAAGGGAGGGTAGGCATCAGGATGGCCTGAGTTGCTTTGGACTTTGGATAGTCTGAATGTCTTGTCAACCCAGCAGCCTCAGGTGACCATGGACCCTTCACAGGGTGGCCCTGTCCTCTGGAGCAGTTCCGTGGTGCCCCAGTCCCACAGGCCTTG
The Lynx canadensis isolate LIC74 chromosome E2, mLynCan4.pri.v2, whole genome shotgun sequence genome window above contains:
- the PLA2G15 gene encoding phospholipase A2 group XV isoform X4 translates to MGLRLCPYSAALLLGGLLFLLLLVAPALPVGRPPPVVLVPGDLGNQLEAKLDKPTVVHYLCSKRTDSYFTLWLNLELLLPVIIDCWIDNIRLVYNRTSRATQFPDGVDVRVPGFGKTFSLEFLDPSRSSVGSYFHTMVESLVGWGYTRGEDVRGAPYDWRRAPTAATGLEEQVYPCLCGTGCALGGRGQDFACPGLRRQQSDPSHWAPEDSGAAAVCRLHQLAAALQLYLVP